The nucleotide window TCTTTCACGCATACAACAAACGAAGAAACATTTTCATACAGATTACATATCCACTCTATCAGCTATTATGGCCCTCAGCATCAACTTGTGAAACATTTTCATACAGGTTACAGATCAAGTCTGATGTTTTATGTCAACAACATGAAGCTGCAACCATCGACAGCTCCGTTCCTTCACAGACAACTGAACCTTGCAAACTTGCGATACAGCCTACGCCTATTACACACTATTTGACAGCCATGGGCTGGGTGGCTGGCTGGCTGACTGCATGGAGAAGACAACAAAGTCGCTAGTAGAGCTGTTCTCTTCTGTCCCGCAACCACCTCCACCTGCAACGAGACACAAAGTTCTGCTTTAGTATCTCTGCCGTGCTTGGCGCAGAGAGGAGAGTAGCAAAGTGGGTCCGAGTACCAGAAGTAGTCCCAGCGGGGGCGTATCTTCGACATCCGGTTCTCTTCGTAGGGATACTCGGATTCAGCGCGGCGGGCGTTGCGGAAGGCGCAGCAGCCGATGGTGTAGATGgcgatgaggaagatgaggacgACGACGTTGAGGACGGACAGCTTGTGCCAGTCCCTCCGCACCTGCTCCAGCACGCCAGCCTTGCACGAGTCGCAGGCGTAGCACAGCACGTTGGCTGCGTTGTTCCACCGGTAGCAGTCCTCGTCTTGCGCCATCACCACCCCCCCGGCGCCGTAGGTGCACGATGTCGGCGGCTTGCAGCAGCCCGACTGCATCGCATGTTGACGGTGAGCGTCGGATCAGATACGATCGATCGTTCCGATGAGTTTGACTCGTGGTCGTAGTGACAGAAGCTACTCATCTGAGAAGGAGACGAGGATAGAGAGTTGCCGAGCGTTACCTGTATCGGGGAGAGGTCTCGCTGGAGATAGTCCAGAGGCGTCCAGAGAGCGATCTTGGCGCAGGTCTTCGACCCGACGACGCATGCCATCGCCGCCTTCCAGTACTGCCGCTCCGTGATCCTTCGGCGGAGCCATCCGGTGTAGTAGTCGAGGCGGTACTCGTGGTAGGGGCGACCAGGGACCTGGACCCCGCCGCCGCCGGCTGTGACAGCGAAGCCGAAGGCGGTGAGGCCGAGGAGGGTCCCGATGAGGAGCAGCATGACGAGGAGGTAGAGCCACAGCGCCCAGGCCACGTTGAAGCACGCGCCTACGAAG belongs to Musa acuminata AAA Group cultivar baxijiao chromosome BXJ3-5, Cavendish_Baxijiao_AAA, whole genome shotgun sequence and includes:
- the LOC103986174 gene encoding tetraspanin-6 — its product is MYRFSNSVIGCLNLLTLLASVPIIGGGLWMSKSSATCESSLQTPLLVLGFVVLLVSLAGFVGACFNVAWALWLYLLVMLLLIGTLLGLTAFGFAVTAGGGGVQVPGRPYHEYRLDYYTGWLRRRITERQYWKAAMACVVGSKTCAKIALWTPLDYLQRDLSPIQSGCCKPPTSCTYGAGGVVMAQDEDCYRWNNAANVLCYACDSCKAGVLEQVRRDWHKLSVLNVVVLIFLIAIYTIGCCAFRNARRAESEYPYEENRMSKIRPRWDYFWWRWLRDRREQLY